A single window of Pyxicephalus adspersus chromosome 10, UCB_Pads_2.0, whole genome shotgun sequence DNA harbors:
- the LOC140339645 gene encoding uncharacterized protein, whose translation MNTEIGTSVDSSIVTVPELDKDHKYHVFISYSSGDSIWVLGLIHKLEKTFPSMKICFHERDFVPGKTIIDNMVECIQSSQKTVMVLSPDFVHSRWCLFEANLSLLQDCIVHKDIVPIMLKPCTLPLHLSHLTYLETDDEQFFDKLSQVLLSNNDPMARSLIHYQSSLLYSGKTLLTLTAVNEESESWQPGVFSSSPVPDSLRAVVDNPQTYKQAIEIINEVKPPKSCLRYTACVVLICALCLVLAPFCITFTVAACFTQVEYKNAGLGSLIFLPIAITAILAPIIFIKTVCWNKQEAKRIRQKMKMKTCQANLLLYDSSLLVGCTSKSQLFFVYIKLFDCMRTFQTAFGYDNVLTKNMWEKAISIYSSDYAVCLAKKHFPFTTTEPPGHLKDGICFCQYINTQLAES comes from the coding sequence aTGAATACCGAAATAGGTACCTCAGTTGACTCTTCAATTGTCACTGTCCCTGAACTGGATAAAGATCACAAGTACCATGTATTCATCAGCTACAGCAGTGGAGATTCTATATGGGTTTTAGGTCTTATACATAAACTGGAGAAGACTTTTCCCAGCATGAAAATCTGTTTTCATGAAAGGGACTTTGTCCCAGGAAAAACCATTATAGATAATATGGTTGAGTGTATCCAAAGTAGCCAAAAGACTGTGATGGTGCTTAGTCCAGACTTTGTACATAGCCGCTGGTGCCTTTTTGAAGCTAACCTGTCTCTGCTCCAAGACTGTATCGTGCATAAGGACATTGTTCCCATTATGCTAAAGCCATGTACACTGCCCTTACATCTAAGCCATTTAACTTACTTGGAAACTGATGATGAGCAGTTCTTTGATAAACTGTCCCAAGTGCTGCTCAGCAATAATGACCCGATGGCTCGTTCTTTAATCCATTACCAGTCATCTTTATTATACAGTGGCAAGACCCTTCTTACCTTGACTGCTGTCAATGAAGAAAGTGAAAGCTGGCAGCCAGGGGTATTTTCTTCTTCTCCAGTTCCTGATTCACTTAGGGCAGTTGTGGATAATCCCCAAACATACAAGCAAGCTATAGAGATTATTAATGAAGTTAAGCCACCTAAATCATGCCTGCGTTACACTGCATGTGTGGTGTTAATTTGTGCTCTCTGTCTAGTACTAGCACCTTTTTGCATTACTTTCACTGTTGCTGCTTGCTTCACCCAAGTAGAATATAAAAATGCTGGTCTTGGGAGCTTGATATTTTTGCCCATTGCAATTACTGCAATTCTTGCACCCATCATATTCATCAAAACTGTTTGCTGGAATAAACAAGAAGCAAAGAGAAtcagacaaaaaatgaaaatgaagactTGTCAAGCAAATCTGCTCCTTTATGACAGTTCCCTTTTAGTCGGATGTACTTCAAAATCACAGCTATTTTTTGTGTACATTAAGTTATTTGATTGCATGAGAACTTTTCAAACTGCCTTTGGTTATGATAATGTATTGACCAAAAACATGTGGGAAAAAGCTATTTCTATATATTCTTCAGATTATGCTGTCTGTTTAGCTAAGAAACATTTTCCATTCACCACTACAGAACCCCCTGGACACCTTAAAGATGGCATCTGTTTCTGTCAGTATATAAATACTCAATTAGCAGAAAGCTAA